A genomic window from Aerosakkonema funiforme FACHB-1375 includes:
- a CDS encoding lysozyme inhibitor LprI family protein: MSKSLLPIVSVASAIGLLSIALSVVGAAPKTPDVRVAQQPNCNNPQTQSEMNACAGISYQNADRKLNQVYQQLLPKLPAARKQKLVAAQQAWIKFRDASCVFERSEVEGGSMAPMIYGNCLATVTEQRTKDLEGYLDALNNR; this comes from the coding sequence ATGTCAAAGTCTTTATTGCCAATAGTAAGTGTAGCATCTGCGATTGGTTTGCTAAGTATCGCCTTGAGTGTGGTAGGTGCAGCACCTAAAACACCAGATGTGCGGGTAGCTCAACAACCTAACTGCAACAACCCTCAAACTCAAAGCGAAATGAATGCCTGTGCTGGCATATCCTATCAAAACGCAGATAGAAAATTAAATCAAGTTTACCAACAACTGCTTCCCAAGTTACCAGCAGCGCGAAAACAAAAATTAGTTGCCGCACAGCAAGCTTGGATAAAGTTTCGCGATGCCAGTTGTGTGTTTGAACGAAGCGAAGTTGAGGGGGGAAGTATGGCTCCCATGATTTACGGTAATTGTTTGGCAACTGTCACAGAGCAGCGCACAAAAGATTTAGAGGGATATCTAGATGCCCTAAATAATAGATAA
- a CDS encoding DUF3598 family protein: protein MSSSDPATQPQLENFKVFSKHVGVWQGKWIRLDADGQEIERFTGVVTKKIIDNQWFQTNTYQYADGKTVTQNFVGIVAGVGAIKIESSEPPFSNFATLAEEYSENTILFRIWDKATGVLIGIETIVLSDENNCIRTSQGYTLDGKFKGGLMIVEHKIES from the coding sequence ATGTCTAGTTCCGATCCCGCCACTCAGCCACAGCTAGAGAATTTTAAAGTCTTTTCCAAACACGTCGGAGTTTGGCAGGGAAAATGGATACGCCTGGATGCAGACGGTCAAGAAATCGAACGTTTCACAGGTGTTGTCACTAAGAAGATAATTGATAATCAATGGTTCCAAACCAACACTTATCAATATGCTGACGGTAAAACTGTCACCCAAAATTTTGTCGGAATTGTGGCGGGTGTCGGCGCAATCAAAATTGAAAGTTCAGAGCCTCCTTTTTCTAACTTCGCTACCCTGGCAGAAGAATACAGCGAAAACACAATTCTTTTCCGGATTTGGGATAAAGCGACTGGAGTACTAATTGGGATCGAAACCATCGTCCTGAGCGATGAAAATAATTGTATACGCACAAGTCAAGGATATACATTGGATGGCAAATTCAAAGGTGGTTTGATGATTGTAGAACACAAAATTGAGTCCTGA
- a CDS encoding alpha-hydroxy acid oxidase, producing the protein MTASIQPINLFEYETLAAKHLSQMALDYYASGAWDEITLRDNRAAFERYKLRPRMLVDVSQRDLSTTVLGQALKMPILVAPMAFQCLAHPEGEIATAKAVRQLGTVMVLSTLATKSVEEVGKIDCLRWFQLYVHRDRGLTKALVERASQAGFQALCLTVDAPVLGRREKDRRNQFVLPSGMALANLDNIADLEISFKAGESGLFTYFLEQLNPALTWKDLEWLQSISHLPLVVKGILRGDDADRAVEYGAKAVIVSNHGGRQLDGSIASIDALSEVVAAVGDKVDVLVDGGIRRGTDIIKALALGAKAVLLGRPVLWGLAVGGEAGVGHVLELLRDELDVAMALSGCPKLQDLDPSLVVRL; encoded by the coding sequence ATGACTGCTTCTATTCAACCGATCAATCTATTTGAGTACGAAACCCTAGCTGCCAAGCATCTATCTCAGATGGCGCTAGACTACTACGCCAGCGGTGCGTGGGACGAAATTACGCTGCGAGATAACCGTGCGGCATTTGAACGGTATAAACTGCGTCCCCGAATGCTGGTGGATGTGAGTCAGCGGGATTTAAGTACTACTGTACTGGGTCAAGCGCTGAAAATGCCAATTTTGGTTGCGCCGATGGCTTTTCAGTGTTTGGCACATCCAGAAGGAGAAATTGCTACTGCCAAAGCTGTGCGTCAGCTGGGTACAGTAATGGTGCTGAGTACCTTAGCAACAAAGAGTGTGGAGGAAGTTGGGAAAATAGATTGTCTGCGCTGGTTTCAACTATATGTGCATCGGGATAGGGGTTTGACAAAGGCACTGGTAGAACGAGCAAGCCAAGCTGGTTTTCAGGCGCTTTGCTTGACTGTGGATGCGCCTGTGTTGGGACGAAGAGAGAAAGATCGGCGCAATCAATTTGTTTTGCCATCGGGTATGGCATTGGCAAACCTTGATAATATAGCAGATTTAGAGATTTCTTTCAAAGCAGGTGAATCGGGTTTGTTTACCTATTTTTTAGAGCAGCTGAATCCAGCACTAACTTGGAAAGATTTAGAGTGGTTGCAATCAATTTCGCATCTACCTTTAGTAGTAAAAGGAATATTGCGAGGAGACGATGCCGATCGAGCAGTGGAATATGGAGCCAAAGCAGTAATTGTTTCCAATCATGGGGGGAGACAATTGGATGGATCGATCGCATCGATCGATGCTTTGAGTGAAGTTGTTGCTGCTGTCGGGGACAAAGTAGATGTACTTGTCGATGGGGGTATCCGTCGCGGCACAGATATTATTAAAGCGTTGGCTTTGGGTGCAAAAGCAGTATTGTTGGGACGCCCTGTCTTATGGGGATTAGCTGTTGGTGGAGAAGCTGGTGTTGGCCACGTCCTGGAACTGTTACGAGATGAACTGGATGTGGCAATGGCTTTGAGCGGTTGCCCTAAATTGCAGGATCTTGACCCCAGTTTAGTGGTGCGGTTATAG